Proteins encoded within one genomic window of Triticum aestivum cultivar Chinese Spring chromosome 2D, IWGSC CS RefSeq v2.1, whole genome shotgun sequence:
- the LOC123051149 gene encoding disease resistance protein RGA2 isoform X1 → MAEVIVQRACAKLRSAIGDEAVVRSNFIGDLRYMLGALESIQPVLERAEMEPFRSIPVARWLQLACSAACKTIDTVNELHDARPQAAATLTRMLPHLAIVKNAMAIEVQETKKLVMRADEERPSRFPNYYTEITEEPKTRPVSEEAMIFGRGSDKERIIAALLCSTEPNITQEHITILPIYGLEGSGKTTLAQMVFNGTHSLQGYDFRVWFHVSPQLDFHALGNSIICHVLERRQEASDMEGMEGIMKRLHELLHRKKVLLILDDLWEEDSIQLQLLKSMLTFLGDKMDVIVTTSNQAIARNICTVEPYRLNRLSDDTCWEIIKKSIGFEGGEEELEKIGREIASKCCGVPLVAQEYASILHFSSRDAITWKKFMEWSIWSIIMKSISSRVWLSLARFELSYRSMPPDLRLCFAYYCAVFPTGHNIVKDDLVHQWIALHLIEPSETLSAAQIAEEHITRLQNMSFLQTAELDHTPGPLLMPLRSTTSTTTLLLA, encoded by the exons ATGGCCGAAGTCATCGTCCAGAGGGCATGCGCGAAGCTCAGATCTGCCATAGGAGATGAAGCCGTTGTGCGTTCCAACTTCATCGGTGACCTGCGTTATATGTTGGGGGCGCTGGAGTCCATCCAACCGGTGCTGGAGAGAGCCGAGATGGAGCCGTTCAGGAGTATACCGGTGGCGCGTTGGCTGCAGCTTGCCTGCAGCGCGGCCTGCAAGACCATAGACACTGTCAATGAGCTGCACGACGCGAGACCACAGGCTGCTGCAACG TTGACAAGGATGCTGCCCCACCTTGCCATCGTGAAGAATGCCATGGCCATCGAGGTGCAGGAGACGAAAAAACTAGTGATGCGGGCAGACGAGGAGAGGCCAAGTCGGTTTCCAAATTATTACACCGAAATTACCGAGGAACCAAAAACTCGACCAGTTTCTGAGGAAGCAATGATTTTTGGAAGAGGATCAGATAAAGAGAGGATAATAGCCGCCCTGCTATGTAGTACTGAGCCCAACATCACGCAAGAGCACATCACCATTCTTCCCATCTATGGGCTTGAAGGCAGCGGCAAGACAACCTTGGCACAAATGGTATTTAACGGTACCCACTCCCTTCAAGGCTATGACTTCCGGGTATGGTTTCATGTGTCTCCCCAGTTGGACTTCCATGCACTAGGTAACTCCATTATTTGTCACGTGTTGGAAAGGCGACAAGAAGCTTCAGACATGGAGGGGATGGAGGGTATAATGAAGCGCCTTCACGAGCTACTTCATCGTAAGAAGGTGCTCCTTATATTGGATGACCTGTGGGAGGAGGATTCCATTCAGTTACAGCTGTTGAAGTCCATGTTAACTTTCTTGGGAGACAAGATGGACGTAATAGTAACCACATCCAACCAAGCCATCGCTAGGAACATCTGTACAGTTGAGCCGTACAGGCTAAATCGGTTGAGTGATGACACATGTTGGGAAATAATCAAGAAATCCATCGGtttcgaaggaggagaagaagagttGGAGAAGATTGGACGGGAGATCGCAAGCAAGTGCTGCGGTGTACCATTAGTAGCTCAAGAGTATGCATCCATTCTACATTTTTCTTCCCGAGATGCTATTACATGGAAAAAATTCATGGAATGGAGTATCTGGTCTATTATTATGAAGTCCATTTCTTCCCGAGTGTGGTTATCCCTTGCAAGATTCGAGCTAAGCTACAGGAGTATGCCACCAGATTTGAGGCTATGCTTTGCTTATTATTGTGCAGTCTTCCCAACTGGCCACAACATAGTCAAAGATGACCTGGTTCATCAATGGATTGCTCTGCACCTCATTGAGCCATCTGAAACATTGTCTGCCGCACAGATAGCAGAGGAGCATATTACCAGGCTTCAGAACATGTCATTCCTTCAAACTGCAGAGCTGGACCAC accccgggaccgctgctgatgcccctacgatcgactacgtcgacgacgaccctccttctcgcctga
- the LOC123051149 gene encoding disease resistance protein RGA2 isoform X4 has translation MAEVIVQRACAKLRSAIGDEAVVRSNFIGDLRYMLGALESIQPVLERAEMEPFRSIPVARWLQLACSAACKTIDTVNELHDARPQAAATLTRMLPHLAIVKNAMAIEVQETKKLVMRADEERPSRFPNYYTEITEEPKTRPVSEEAMIFGRGSDKERIIAALLCSTEPNITQEHITILPIYGLEGSGKTTLAQMVFNGTHSLQGYDFRVWFHVSPQLDFHALGNSIICHVLERRQEASDMEGMEGIMKRLHELLHRKKVLLILDDLWEEDSIQLQLLKSMLTFLGDKMDVIVTTSNQAIARNICTVEPYRLNRLSDDTCWEIIKKSIGFEGGEEELEKIGREIASKCCGVPLVAQEYASILHFSSRDAITWKKFMEWSIWSIIMKSISSRVWLSLARFELSYRSMPPDLRLCFAYYCAVFPTGHNIVKDDLVHQWIALHLIEPSETLSAAQIAEEHITRLQNMSFLQTAELDHMPPSMDTTVWRPPTTRSS, from the exons ATGGCCGAAGTCATCGTCCAGAGGGCATGCGCGAAGCTCAGATCTGCCATAGGAGATGAAGCCGTTGTGCGTTCCAACTTCATCGGTGACCTGCGTTATATGTTGGGGGCGCTGGAGTCCATCCAACCGGTGCTGGAGAGAGCCGAGATGGAGCCGTTCAGGAGTATACCGGTGGCGCGTTGGCTGCAGCTTGCCTGCAGCGCGGCCTGCAAGACCATAGACACTGTCAATGAGCTGCACGACGCGAGACCACAGGCTGCTGCAACG TTGACAAGGATGCTGCCCCACCTTGCCATCGTGAAGAATGCCATGGCCATCGAGGTGCAGGAGACGAAAAAACTAGTGATGCGGGCAGACGAGGAGAGGCCAAGTCGGTTTCCAAATTATTACACCGAAATTACCGAGGAACCAAAAACTCGACCAGTTTCTGAGGAAGCAATGATTTTTGGAAGAGGATCAGATAAAGAGAGGATAATAGCCGCCCTGCTATGTAGTACTGAGCCCAACATCACGCAAGAGCACATCACCATTCTTCCCATCTATGGGCTTGAAGGCAGCGGCAAGACAACCTTGGCACAAATGGTATTTAACGGTACCCACTCCCTTCAAGGCTATGACTTCCGGGTATGGTTTCATGTGTCTCCCCAGTTGGACTTCCATGCACTAGGTAACTCCATTATTTGTCACGTGTTGGAAAGGCGACAAGAAGCTTCAGACATGGAGGGGATGGAGGGTATAATGAAGCGCCTTCACGAGCTACTTCATCGTAAGAAGGTGCTCCTTATATTGGATGACCTGTGGGAGGAGGATTCCATTCAGTTACAGCTGTTGAAGTCCATGTTAACTTTCTTGGGAGACAAGATGGACGTAATAGTAACCACATCCAACCAAGCCATCGCTAGGAACATCTGTACAGTTGAGCCGTACAGGCTAAATCGGTTGAGTGATGACACATGTTGGGAAATAATCAAGAAATCCATCGGtttcgaaggaggagaagaagagttGGAGAAGATTGGACGGGAGATCGCAAGCAAGTGCTGCGGTGTACCATTAGTAGCTCAAGAGTATGCATCCATTCTACATTTTTCTTCCCGAGATGCTATTACATGGAAAAAATTCATGGAATGGAGTATCTGGTCTATTATTATGAAGTCCATTTCTTCCCGAGTGTG GTTATCCCTTGCAAGATTCGAGCTAAGCTACAGGAGTATGCCACCAGATTTGAGGCTATGCTTTGCTTATTATTGTGCAGTCTTCCCAACTGGCCACAACATAGTCAAAGATGACCTGGTTCATCAATGGATTGCTCTGCACCTCATTGAGCCATCTGAAACATTGTCTGCCGCACAGATAGCAGAGGAGCATATTACCAGGCTTCAGAACATGTCATTCCTTCAAACTGCAGAGCTGGACCAC
- the LOC123051149 gene encoding disease resistance protein RGA2 isoform X2, with amino-acid sequence MAEVIVQRACAKLRSAIGDEAVVRSNFIGDLRYMLGALESIQPVLERAEMEPFRSIPVARWLQLACSAACKTIDTVNELHDARPQAAATLTRMLPHLAIVKNAMAIEVQETKKLVMRADEERPSRFPNYYTEITEEPKTRPVSEEAMIFGRGSDKERIIAALLCSTEPNITQEHITILPIYGLEGSGKTTLAQMVFNGTHSLQGYDFRVWFHVSPQLDFHALGNSIICHVLERRQEASDMEGMEGIMKRLHELLHRKKVLLILDDLWEEDSIQLQLLKSMLTFLGDKMDVIVTTSNQAIARNICTVEPYRLNRLSDDTCWEIIKKSIGFEGGEEELEKIGREIASKCCGVPLVAQEYASILHFSSRDAITWKKFMEWSIWSIIMKSISSRVWLSLARFELSYRSMPPDLRLCFAYYCAVFPTGHNIVKDDLVHQWIALHLIEPSETLSAAQIAEEHITRLQNMSFLQTAELDHTPGPLLMPLRSTTSTTTLLLA; translated from the exons ATGGCCGAAGTCATCGTCCAGAGGGCATGCGCGAAGCTCAGATCTGCCATAGGAGATGAAGCCGTTGTGCGTTCCAACTTCATCGGTGACCTGCGTTATATGTTGGGGGCGCTGGAGTCCATCCAACCGGTGCTGGAGAGAGCCGAGATGGAGCCGTTCAGGAGTATACCGGTGGCGCGTTGGCTGCAGCTTGCCTGCAGCGCGGCCTGCAAGACCATAGACACTGTCAATGAGCTGCACGACGCGAGACCACAGGCTGCTGCAACG TTGACAAGGATGCTGCCCCACCTTGCCATCGTGAAGAATGCCATGGCCATCGAGGTGCAGGAGACGAAAAAACTAGTGATGCGGGCAGACGAGGAGAGGCCAAGTCGGTTTCCAAATTATTACACCGAAATTACCGAGGAACCAAAAACTCGACCAGTTTCTGAGGAAGCAATGATTTTTGGAAGAGGATCAGATAAAGAGAGGATAATAGCCGCCCTGCTATGTAGTACTGAGCCCAACATCACGCAAGAGCACATCACCATTCTTCCCATCTATGGGCTTGAAGGCAGCGGCAAGACAACCTTGGCACAAATGGTATTTAACGGTACCCACTCCCTTCAAGGCTATGACTTCCGGGTATGGTTTCATGTGTCTCCCCAGTTGGACTTCCATGCACTAGGTAACTCCATTATTTGTCACGTGTTGGAAAGGCGACAAGAAGCTTCAGACATGGAGGGGATGGAGGGTATAATGAAGCGCCTTCACGAGCTACTTCATCGTAAGAAGGTGCTCCTTATATTGGATGACCTGTGGGAGGAGGATTCCATTCAGTTACAGCTGTTGAAGTCCATGTTAACTTTCTTGGGAGACAAGATGGACGTAATAGTAACCACATCCAACCAAGCCATCGCTAGGAACATCTGTACAGTTGAGCCGTACAGGCTAAATCGGTTGAGTGATGACACATGTTGGGAAATAATCAAGAAATCCATCGGtttcgaaggaggagaagaagagttGGAGAAGATTGGACGGGAGATCGCAAGCAAGTGCTGCGGTGTACCATTAGTAGCTCAAGAGTATGCATCCATTCTACATTTTTCTTCCCGAGATGCTATTACATGGAAAAAATTCATGGAATGGAGTATCTGGTCTATTATTATGAAGTCCATTTCTTCCCGAGTGTG GTTATCCCTTGCAAGATTCGAGCTAAGCTACAGGAGTATGCCACCAGATTTGAGGCTATGCTTTGCTTATTATTGTGCAGTCTTCCCAACTGGCCACAACATAGTCAAAGATGACCTGGTTCATCAATGGATTGCTCTGCACCTCATTGAGCCATCTGAAACATTGTCTGCCGCACAGATAGCAGAGGAGCATATTACCAGGCTTCAGAACATGTCATTCCTTCAAACTGCAGAGCTGGACCAC
- the LOC123051149 gene encoding disease resistance protein RGA2 isoform X3, which produces MAEVIVQRACAKLRSAIGDEAVVRSNFIGDLRYMLGALESIQPVLERAEMEPFRSIPVARWLQLACSAACKTIDTVNELHDARPQAAATLTRMLPHLAIVKNAMAIEVQETKKLVMRADEERPSRFPNYYTEITEEPKTRPVSEEAMIFGRGSDKERIIAALLCSTEPNITQEHITILPIYGLEGSGKTTLAQMVFNGTHSLQGYDFRVWFHVSPQLDFHALGNSIICHVLERRQEASDMEGMEGIMKRLHELLHRKKVLLILDDLWEEDSIQLQLLKSMLTFLGDKMDVIVTTSNQAIARNICTVEPYRLNRLSDDTCWEIIKKSIGFEGGEEELEKIGREIASKCCGVPLVAQEYASILHFSSRDAITWKKFMEWSIWSIIMKSISSRVWLSLARFELSYRSMPPDLRLCFAYYCAVFPTGHNIVKDDLVHQWIALHLIEPSETLSAAQIAEEHITRLQNMSFLQTAELDHMPPSMDTTVWRPPTTRSS; this is translated from the exons ATGGCCGAAGTCATCGTCCAGAGGGCATGCGCGAAGCTCAGATCTGCCATAGGAGATGAAGCCGTTGTGCGTTCCAACTTCATCGGTGACCTGCGTTATATGTTGGGGGCGCTGGAGTCCATCCAACCGGTGCTGGAGAGAGCCGAGATGGAGCCGTTCAGGAGTATACCGGTGGCGCGTTGGCTGCAGCTTGCCTGCAGCGCGGCCTGCAAGACCATAGACACTGTCAATGAGCTGCACGACGCGAGACCACAGGCTGCTGCAACG TTGACAAGGATGCTGCCCCACCTTGCCATCGTGAAGAATGCCATGGCCATCGAGGTGCAGGAGACGAAAAAACTAGTGATGCGGGCAGACGAGGAGAGGCCAAGTCGGTTTCCAAATTATTACACCGAAATTACCGAGGAACCAAAAACTCGACCAGTTTCTGAGGAAGCAATGATTTTTGGAAGAGGATCAGATAAAGAGAGGATAATAGCCGCCCTGCTATGTAGTACTGAGCCCAACATCACGCAAGAGCACATCACCATTCTTCCCATCTATGGGCTTGAAGGCAGCGGCAAGACAACCTTGGCACAAATGGTATTTAACGGTACCCACTCCCTTCAAGGCTATGACTTCCGGGTATGGTTTCATGTGTCTCCCCAGTTGGACTTCCATGCACTAGGTAACTCCATTATTTGTCACGTGTTGGAAAGGCGACAAGAAGCTTCAGACATGGAGGGGATGGAGGGTATAATGAAGCGCCTTCACGAGCTACTTCATCGTAAGAAGGTGCTCCTTATATTGGATGACCTGTGGGAGGAGGATTCCATTCAGTTACAGCTGTTGAAGTCCATGTTAACTTTCTTGGGAGACAAGATGGACGTAATAGTAACCACATCCAACCAAGCCATCGCTAGGAACATCTGTACAGTTGAGCCGTACAGGCTAAATCGGTTGAGTGATGACACATGTTGGGAAATAATCAAGAAATCCATCGGtttcgaaggaggagaagaagagttGGAGAAGATTGGACGGGAGATCGCAAGCAAGTGCTGCGGTGTACCATTAGTAGCTCAAGAGTATGCATCCATTCTACATTTTTCTTCCCGAGATGCTATTACATGGAAAAAATTCATGGAATGGAGTATCTGGTCTATTATTATGAAGTCCATTTCTTCCCGAGTGTGGTTATCCCTTGCAAGATTCGAGCTAAGCTACAGGAGTATGCCACCAGATTTGAGGCTATGCTTTGCTTATTATTGTGCAGTCTTCCCAACTGGCCACAACATAGTCAAAGATGACCTGGTTCATCAATGGATTGCTCTGCACCTCATTGAGCCATCTGAAACATTGTCTGCCGCACAGATAGCAGAGGAGCATATTACCAGGCTTCAGAACATGTCATTCCTTCAAACTGCAGAGCTGGACCAC atgccaccgtcgatggatACTACTgtatggagaccgccgacgaccaggagtagttag